The Nitrospinota bacterium genome includes a region encoding these proteins:
- a CDS encoding tetratricopeptide repeat protein: MAKTLRESMKPGISVLVIDDDQTMRNAMTGLLKSEIGIQDITTAGNGLLGWKALEGKPFALVLVDWMMPVMDGYNFVKTVRRDAMRHKTKIIMITSKKGVADVSDAMNVGITSYLIKPFDKDTFARKIRYVLDYSGISPKESEYLDEADKLLVEEEYGKALNCFSKALDVVPAHAEVKLKLASTLMKKFDYDKAYSVFSEMMKGEIPREILQASSAAMVELGDIDFAKDLFKESAAKYSEAVTADPSQVEGYVGLGEVDMKLGNVESARKHFEKAETLLLDIGEDDITMLNNIAIRHRRAGRPREAVKILENALQRAQGNPYLLYNLGRAYLDMDQMEMAAVCFRDALKIDPGMKDAKRMLMLITGNVG, encoded by the coding sequence TTGGCTAAGACGCTAAGGGAATCGATGAAACCCGGCATATCGGTGCTTGTGATTGACGATGACCAGACGATGAGAAACGCCATGACCGGCCTTCTCAAATCGGAAATCGGGATTCAAGACATAACGACCGCCGGCAACGGCCTGCTGGGCTGGAAAGCATTGGAGGGGAAACCCTTTGCCCTCGTTCTGGTCGACTGGATGATGCCGGTGATGGACGGCTATAACTTCGTGAAAACCGTCAGGCGGGATGCCATGCGCCACAAAACAAAAATTATCATGATTACCTCGAAAAAGGGGGTAGCCGATGTTTCCGACGCGATGAATGTGGGCATAACGAGCTATCTCATAAAGCCGTTTGACAAGGATACCTTTGCGAGAAAGATACGATATGTCCTGGACTATTCCGGAATATCCCCGAAGGAATCGGAGTATCTGGACGAGGCGGATAAATTGCTGGTGGAAGAAGAATACGGCAAAGCCCTTAATTGTTTCTCAAAGGCGCTTGATGTTGTTCCGGCGCATGCCGAGGTGAAGCTGAAGTTGGCCTCGACTTTAATGAAAAAGTTTGATTACGACAAAGCCTATTCGGTCTTTTCCGAAATGATGAAAGGCGAGATACCCAGGGAAATCCTGCAAGCCTCAAGCGCCGCGATGGTGGAATTGGGCGACATTGACTTTGCCAAGGACCTGTTCAAGGAGTCGGCGGCGAAATACAGCGAGGCCGTCACCGCCGATCCTTCCCAGGTTGAAGGATACGTGGGTCTGGGCGAGGTTGACATGAAACTGGGCAACGTGGAATCCGCCAGGAAACATTTTGAAAAAGCGGAGACCCTGCTTCTCGATATCGGGGAGGACGACATTACGATGCTGAATAACATCGCCATACGCCACCGCCGGGCCGGGCGGCCCAGGGAGGCGGTGAAGATACTCGAAAATGCGCTCCAGCGGGCGCAGGGGAATCCGTACCTGCTTTACAATCTTGGACGGGCCTATCTGGATATGGATCAGATGGAGATGGCCGCGGTATGTTTCAGGGACGCTTTGAAAATCGATCCCGGCATGAAGGACGCTAAAAGAATGCTTATGCTCATCACCGGAAATGTTGGCTGA